CTCAATTTCTTCAAATTCTACACCAGCTGTTTCAGCGAAATAGGGGCCAATGAGACAATAATTGTCACCCCATTCCTCTACCATTGCTGGGACTTTGGATCTAATTACTGTGTAAATTCCACCAACTTGATTACATACTTCCCATGCAATTTCAAACAAAACTGGTTTTTTGCTTACCTTAGGTTCTATTTTTACGGTCTCTTGTTTAGATTGGCTGTATTTAGTTACTGACATAGGTTTTTAGGTTAGAATAGCTCTCCTGAGCGATGTTTTGGGACAATATTTAAATGCTTAAAGGCTTTCTCTGTAGCCTCTCTGCCTCTTGCTGTGCGTTTTATAAATCCTTCTTGTATCAAAAAGGGCTCGTATACTTCTTCAATTGTTTCAGCCTCTTCTCCGCAAGCCGTTGCTAGTGTGCTTATTCCGACTGGCCCTCCTTTGAATTTCTCAATAATTGTCCTCAGTATTCGGTTGTCCATTTCGTCAAGACCATCTTGATCTACATCCAAAGCATTTAAGGCAAACTTAGCAATTTCGATATCGATTTTGCCGTTTCCCTTTACTTGAGCAAAGTCTCTTGTTCTGCGTAAAAGGTTATTTGCGATTCTTGGAGTTCCTCTACTTCTTCTAGCAATTTCTTTTGCTCCGTTTTCATCAATTGGTGTTTCTAGGATATAGGCTGAACGCTTTACAATTTCGCATAAAAGTTTTGCATCGTAATACTCAAGTCTTGCATTTATTCCAAATCTTGCTCTTAGTGGAGAAGTTAGTAAGCCTGCCCTTGTAGTGGCACCTACCAAAGTGAATGGATTAAGTCCAATTTGCACACTTCGAGCATTTGGTCCCGAGTCGAGCATGATGTCTATTTTGTAATCTTCCATTGCCGAATAAAGGTATTCCTCCACAATGGGGTTTAGGCGATGGATTTCGTCAATGAAAAGGACATCATTTCTTTCTAGGTTGGTTAAAAGTCCAGCTAGATCACTTGGCTTGTCCAAAATAGGCCCTGAAGTAACTTTGATACTTGATTGGAGTTCATTTGCAATTATATAGGATAATGTTGTTTTCCCTAAGCCTGGAGGGCCATGCAAAAGTACGTGATCAAGTGCCTCTTCTCTTTTCTTAGCGGCAAGTACAAAAATTTTGAGGTTTTCTAAAACCTTGGCTTGGCCGGTAAAATCATCAAAGGTTTCAGGACGTAAGGCACGCTCTATCTCTTTTTCGATTGGGCTCATGCCTTCATCCTCACCTTTTAGATATTCTTCCCGCATTGATAAATTGAATTTGCTCGCTCCAAAAATACGAATTGTAAGATGCTCTCCTAGAAAGTGGAGTAAAGATTTTACTATTGGAGTACCCAGACTGTTCCTTTCTGTCTTAAAATTCCTCTTTCGGGGAAATCTTTA
This portion of the Spirosomataceae bacterium TFI 002 genome encodes:
- a CDS encoding Holliday junction DNA helicase subunit RuvB; protein product: MREEYLKGEDEGMSPIEKEIERALRPETFDDFTGQAKVLENLKIFVLAAKKREEALDHVLLHGPPGLGKTTLSYIIANELQSSIKVTSGPILDKPSDLAGLLTNLERNDVLFIDEIHRLNPIVEEYLYSAMEDYKIDIMLDSGPNARSVQIGLNPFTLVGATTRAGLLTSPLRARFGINARLEYYDAKLLCEIVKRSAYILETPIDENGAKEIARRSRGTPRIANNLLRRTRDFAQVKGNGKIDIEIAKFALNALDVDQDGLDEMDNRILRTIIEKFKGGPVGISTLATACGEEAETIEEVYEPFLIQEGFIKRTARGREATEKAFKHLNIVPKHRSGELF